A portion of the Diprion similis isolate iyDipSimi1 chromosome 4, iyDipSimi1.1, whole genome shotgun sequence genome contains these proteins:
- the LOC124405541 gene encoding uncharacterized protein LOC124405541 isoform X5 yields MARAGTQRWRNPTSEGDDVQRSIELLDKVLSEYDENEAEGDGGAGSGGGNCGSSTEPSIGLTPDDESPSLGHQSEDDGYMSMNGRKAKMALVALRPVPDCPEPQDNGESFVSEFPPPPEEAERLISTLLPMVSPSNSAKKNSQSSSRKNGRQQWMAAMEDHKRHGHVATTQTTLPKTRHQRPYGWENGTAEPFRLAEPPSPPSKFASLPYDGKVSFNWIPPRTNPGAIEKHREVRRRSSEEVLNQQLMNNRHNSHHGSQDKDRASMLRKQRQNEIVKSSSVEDRLLMDRNRSESEARRRNNSDSSEGRFSRNSESERSSIPRSSSVSVERFSVRANCDSSDFSRANSTSNERFHSDFSIAVASVSSNDHASVPTSDPFSIRNLDFSFSLPRADSAGDERFSGRTSDRCSDQERYSDMFSTRNSDFSTRNSTDFRTQSEEEHFSDDSLEELLPPPPPIGKRHSIAWEVSLEDDPLYAPGSTKVVGRRRRKSSDVSSVGSASKMRDFDDWPDPPLSATEDDLVSPYSDSSTNDLDQIRPQDLTKNGTYVIRRGRKKERKLLPKTPTKTKSLSFDNCEEARLPDAKRYSSTFDNIKSLLKEGRLEGLDEPPPDFTPPLPPELVRVVSLPVINNESGNRAHLEMTVEEEETSSDLSDKDKSEIKKKSLGVGNFGGEIRPVLVTLDALETDQRCNGPASSIAMSKSMDAKIPVNLLIEDQIVKKALNENRRQLEKVSDAIKEIENVRNSESYEKRRRNAAASSDPKSNSKRNSYESGNDDKKVIDNPFENRPRKQNSSDSETSKTSSSEAAEFDRRKTNGSDVYSAGRRIRQNGNDQKQIENVIDAILEDSKNPEFQVSVEVLEFPPLPPSPVEEADEESSDVGVGVSVATKSSKTLGNSSSSNNNINKAKSHGTKTVDYRPRVPPHRAAIDAKDGHVSSLNTRSMDAGFSRGRRTAAGSGSRREVPVERRTLPTDLPGPSRRRPFAKWHSPSAEPSCPSSSAGTTVSGMQTSCSLPETPVFARGSDIPRTPQHAGNTGQQTRRQPGWYAPTTATTGYRRNNVGLEQAIIGTELLRLAGGPNRGWYPTRKGNQPRPASIEHLERLNNVYDARLPGGGEQQRKPLTLPTNITPNKYFGQRGESSDAPKKKGFFKSFWKRSRHYSLENQ; encoded by the exons AGGTGACGATGTTCAACGGTCGATTGAACTGCTGGACAAGGTACTCTCAGAGTACGACGAGAACGAGGCTGAGGGCGACGGAGGCGCCGGGAGCGGTGGAGGAAATTGTGGCAGCAGCACAGAACCCAGTATTGGCCTCACACCGGACGACGAAAGCCCATCTCTAG GGCATCAGTCCGAGGACGACGGGTACATGAGTATGAATGGACGAAAGGCGAAGATGGCACTCGTAGCACTGCGTCCGGTTCCGGACTGTCCTGAACCACAGGACAACGGCGAATCGTTCGTTTCCGAATTTCCTCCTCCACCAGAGGAAGCTGAACGTCTCATATCGACTCTACTTCCGAT GGTTTCACCGAGTAACTCGGCAAAGAAGAACTCGCAGTCGTCTTCCCGGAAGAACGGAAGACAACAATGGATGGCTGCCATGGAAGATCACAAACGGCACGGACACGTTGCTACAACGCAAACTACTCTG CCAAAGACTCGTCATCAGCGGCCGTACGGATGGGAAAACGGTACCGCGGAGCCGTTTCGTCTTGCGGAACCGCCGAGTCCGCCGAGTAAATTTGCCAGTCTTCCGTACGACGGAAAAGTGTCCTTTAACTGGATACCACCGCGGACTAATCCCGGGGCGATAGAGAAGCACCGGGAAGTGAGGCGTCGATCGTCGGAGGAGGTTCTGAACCAGCAGCTGATGAACAATCGCCACAACAGTCACCACGGCAGTCAGGACAAGGACCGGGCGTCGATGTTGCGGAAGCAACGACAGAACGAGATTGTGAAATCCAGCAGCGTGGAGGACAGACTTCTGATGGACCGGAACAGATCGGAAAGCGAGGCGAGGCGCAGGAACAACTCGGACTCGAGCGAGGGGAGATTTTCGCGAAACTCCGAGTCCGAGAGGTCGTCGATACCCAGATCAAGCTCCGTGAGCGTCGAGAGGTTCTCGGTCAGGGCGAATTGCGATTCATCCGATTTTTCCCGCGCCAATTCGACATCCAACGAACGGTTTCACTCCGATTTCTCGATAGCCGTAGCCAGCGTCAGTTCTAACGATCACGCGTCCGTACCTACGTCCGATCCGTTTTCCATTAGGAATTTGGACTTCTCGTTCTCTCTGCCAAGGGCTGACTCAGCCGGCGACGAGAGGTTCTCGGGACGGACGTCGGACCGATGCTCCGATCAGGAGAGATACTCGGACATGTTTTCAACGAGGAACTCGGACTTCTCGACAAGGAATTCTACCGACTTTAGAACACAGTCCGAGGAGGAACATTTCTCCGACGATTCGCTCGAGGAACTTTTACCACCGCCACCTCCGATCGGCAAGAGACACTCCATCGCATGGGAGGTCTCACTCGAAGATGATCCTCTTTACGCTCCGGGGAGCACTAAGGTCGTTGggagaagacgaagaaaaagcaGCGACGTCTCCA GCGTCGGATCCGCCTCTAAAATGCGTGATTTTGACGACTGGCCTGACCCACCGCTGTCAGCGACTGAGGATGATTTGGTATCACCGTATTCCGACTCTTCGACAAACGATCTTGACCAGATACGCCCCCAGGATCTTACCAAAAATGGTACTTACGTTATTAGACGAGGTCGTAAAAAGGAACGAAAACTCTTGCCTAAAACACCGACGAAAACGAAGAGTCTGTCATTCGATAACTGCGAGGAAGCTCGGCTCCCTGATGCAAAAAGATACTCCAGTACCTTCGACAACATCAAGAGTCTCCTTAAAG AAGGAAGACTGGAAGGACTGGATGAACCGCCGCCGGATTTCACGCCGCCGTTACCCCCGGAATTAGTTAGGGTCGTCTCGTTGCCGGTGATAAATAACGAGTCGGGAAATCGGGCGCATTTGGAAATGACCGTAGAGGAGGAGGAGACGTCGTCCGATCTATCGGACAAGGATAAATCAGAGATTAAGAAGAAGTCGTTGGGTGTCGGTAATTTCGGTGGTGAAATTAGACCCGTTCTGGTTACCCTGGACGCGTTGGAAACGGATCAGCGGTGTAACGGTCCGGCATCCTCGATAGCGATGTCGAAAAGTATGGACGCAAAAATACCGGTGAATCTACTTATTGAGGATCAGATAGTGAAGAAGGCGCTGAACGAGAATAGAAGACAGTTGGAAAAAGTTAGCGATGCTATAAAGGAAATTGAAAACGTTAGGAACAGCGAGTCGTATGAAAAGAGGCGAAGAAACGCCGCCGCTTCTTCAGACCCTAAATCTAATTCGAAACGTAACAGCTACGAGAGTGGTAACGATGATAAGAAAGTTATTGACAATCCCTTCGAAAATAGACCGAGGAAACAGAATAGTTCCGATTCCGAGACGTCGAAGACTAGCTCGTCGGAAGCTGCGGAGTTTGATCGTCGAAAAACAAATGGAAGCGATGTTTACAGTGCCGGAAGGAGGATCAGGCAGAATGGTAACGATCAGAAACAAATCGAGAACGTGATAGACGCAATACTCGAGGATTCCAAGAATCCTGAATTCCAG GTCAGCGTCGAAGTTCTCGAATTTCCGCCGCTCCCTCCGTCTCCGGTCGAGGAGGCCGATGAGGAGAGTTCCGACGTGGGTGTCGGCGTCTCGGTGGCAACCAAGTCCAGCAAAACCCTCGgaaacagcagcagcagcaacaacaacatcaacaaGGCCAAGAGCCACGGTACCAAAACCGTTGACTATCGACCCAGAGTTCCTCCCCATCGCGCCGCAATCGATGCTAAGGATGGCCACGTCTCGTCCCTTAATACCAGGTCAATGGACGCCGGATTCTCCAGAGGAAGACGCACTGCCGCCGGTAGCGGATCGAGGAGAGAG GTTCCTGTGGAGCGGAGAACTCTGCCTACCGATTTGCCGGGTCCTTCAAGGCGGAGACCATTTGCAAAGTGGCATTCACCGTCTGCGGAACCGTCTTGTCCTTCATCGAGTGCCGGAACGACGGTTTCCGGTATGCAGACGTCGTGCTCCCTCCCGGAAACTCCGGTTTTCGCCAGGGGCAGCGACATTCCTCGGACTCCGCAGCACGCCGGAAACACCGGGCAACAAACTCGTCGTCAGCCAGGATGGTACGCTCCTACGACCGCGACGACTGG GTACAGGAGAAACAACGTTGGCCTCGAGCAGGCCATAATCGGTACGGAACTGCTGAGACTGGCTGGAGGACCGAACAGAGGCTGGTATCCGACGAGGAAGGGGAATCAGCCGCGACCCGCGTCCATCGAGCACCTCGAAAGGCTGAACAACGTCTACGACGCTCGTTTGCCGGGTGGCGGCGAACAGCAGAGGAAGCCTCTTACTCTGCCGACGAACATTACGCCAAATAAATACTTCGGCCAAA GGGGCGAGAGTAGCGACGCGCCGAAAAAGAAAGGTTTTTTCAAAAGCTTCTGGAAACGTTCGAGGCATTATTCTCTTGAAAACCAATAG
- the LOC124405541 gene encoding uncharacterized protein LOC124405541 isoform X4, which produces MARAGTQRWRNPTSEGDDVQRSIELLDKVLSEYDENEAEGDGGAGSGGGNCGSSTEPSIGLTPDDESPSLGHQSEDDGYMSMNGRKAKMALVALRPVPDCPEPQDNGESFVSEFPPPPEEAERLISTLLPMVSPSNSAKKNSQSSSRKNGRQQWMAAMEDHKRHGHVATTQTTLPKTRHQRPYGWENGTAEPFRLAEPPSPPSKFASLPYDGKVSFNWIPPRTNPGAIEKHREVRRRSSEEVLNQQLMNNRHNSHHGSQDKDRASMLRKQRQNEIVKSSSVEDRLLMDRNRSESEARRRNNSDSSEGRFSRNSESERSSIPRSSSVSVERFSVRANCDSSDFSRANSTSNERFHSDFSIAVASVSSNDHASVPTSDPFSIRNLDFSFSLPRADSAGDERFSGRTSDRCSDQERYSDMFSTRNSDFSTRNSTDFRTQSEEEHFSDDSLEELLPPPPPIGKRHSIAWEVSLEDDPLYAPGSTKVVGRRRRKSSDVSSVGSASKMRDFDDWPDPPLSATEDDLVSPYSDSSTNDLDQIRPQDLTKNGTYVIRRGRKKERKLLPKTPTKTKSLSFDNCEEARLPDAKRYSSTFDNIKSLLKEGRLEGLDEPPPDFTPPLPPELVRVVSLPVINNESGNRAHLEMTVEEEETSSDLSDKDKSEIKKKSLGVGNFGGEIRPVLVTLDALETDQRCNGPASSIAMSKSMDAKIPVNLLIEDQIVKKALNENRRQLEKVSDAIKEIENVRNSESYEKRRRNAAASSDPKSNSKRNSYESGNDDKKVIDNPFENRPRKQNSSDSETSKTSSSEAAEFDRRKTNGSDVYSAGRRIRQNGNDQKQIENVIDAILEDSKNPEFQVSVEVLEFPPLPPSPVEEADEESSDVGVGVSVATKSSKTLGNSSSSNNNINKAKSHGTKTVDYRPRVPPHRAAIDAKDGHVSSLNTRSMDAGFSRGRRTAAGSGSRREVPVERRTLPTDLPGPSRRRPFAKWHSPSAEPSCPSSSAGTTVSGMQTSCSLPETPVFARGSDIPRTPQHAGNTGQQTRRQPGWYAPTTATTGYRRNNVGLEQAIIGTELLRLAGGPNRGWYPTRKGNQPRPASIEHLERLNNVYDARLPGGGEQQRKPLTLPTNITPNKYFGQRGNSKDNKVAKDISPSGHYPGGESSDAPKKKGFFKSFWKRSRHYSLENQ; this is translated from the exons AGGTGACGATGTTCAACGGTCGATTGAACTGCTGGACAAGGTACTCTCAGAGTACGACGAGAACGAGGCTGAGGGCGACGGAGGCGCCGGGAGCGGTGGAGGAAATTGTGGCAGCAGCACAGAACCCAGTATTGGCCTCACACCGGACGACGAAAGCCCATCTCTAG GGCATCAGTCCGAGGACGACGGGTACATGAGTATGAATGGACGAAAGGCGAAGATGGCACTCGTAGCACTGCGTCCGGTTCCGGACTGTCCTGAACCACAGGACAACGGCGAATCGTTCGTTTCCGAATTTCCTCCTCCACCAGAGGAAGCTGAACGTCTCATATCGACTCTACTTCCGAT GGTTTCACCGAGTAACTCGGCAAAGAAGAACTCGCAGTCGTCTTCCCGGAAGAACGGAAGACAACAATGGATGGCTGCCATGGAAGATCACAAACGGCACGGACACGTTGCTACAACGCAAACTACTCTG CCAAAGACTCGTCATCAGCGGCCGTACGGATGGGAAAACGGTACCGCGGAGCCGTTTCGTCTTGCGGAACCGCCGAGTCCGCCGAGTAAATTTGCCAGTCTTCCGTACGACGGAAAAGTGTCCTTTAACTGGATACCACCGCGGACTAATCCCGGGGCGATAGAGAAGCACCGGGAAGTGAGGCGTCGATCGTCGGAGGAGGTTCTGAACCAGCAGCTGATGAACAATCGCCACAACAGTCACCACGGCAGTCAGGACAAGGACCGGGCGTCGATGTTGCGGAAGCAACGACAGAACGAGATTGTGAAATCCAGCAGCGTGGAGGACAGACTTCTGATGGACCGGAACAGATCGGAAAGCGAGGCGAGGCGCAGGAACAACTCGGACTCGAGCGAGGGGAGATTTTCGCGAAACTCCGAGTCCGAGAGGTCGTCGATACCCAGATCAAGCTCCGTGAGCGTCGAGAGGTTCTCGGTCAGGGCGAATTGCGATTCATCCGATTTTTCCCGCGCCAATTCGACATCCAACGAACGGTTTCACTCCGATTTCTCGATAGCCGTAGCCAGCGTCAGTTCTAACGATCACGCGTCCGTACCTACGTCCGATCCGTTTTCCATTAGGAATTTGGACTTCTCGTTCTCTCTGCCAAGGGCTGACTCAGCCGGCGACGAGAGGTTCTCGGGACGGACGTCGGACCGATGCTCCGATCAGGAGAGATACTCGGACATGTTTTCAACGAGGAACTCGGACTTCTCGACAAGGAATTCTACCGACTTTAGAACACAGTCCGAGGAGGAACATTTCTCCGACGATTCGCTCGAGGAACTTTTACCACCGCCACCTCCGATCGGCAAGAGACACTCCATCGCATGGGAGGTCTCACTCGAAGATGATCCTCTTTACGCTCCGGGGAGCACTAAGGTCGTTGggagaagacgaagaaaaagcaGCGACGTCTCCA GCGTCGGATCCGCCTCTAAAATGCGTGATTTTGACGACTGGCCTGACCCACCGCTGTCAGCGACTGAGGATGATTTGGTATCACCGTATTCCGACTCTTCGACAAACGATCTTGACCAGATACGCCCCCAGGATCTTACCAAAAATGGTACTTACGTTATTAGACGAGGTCGTAAAAAGGAACGAAAACTCTTGCCTAAAACACCGACGAAAACGAAGAGTCTGTCATTCGATAACTGCGAGGAAGCTCGGCTCCCTGATGCAAAAAGATACTCCAGTACCTTCGACAACATCAAGAGTCTCCTTAAAG AAGGAAGACTGGAAGGACTGGATGAACCGCCGCCGGATTTCACGCCGCCGTTACCCCCGGAATTAGTTAGGGTCGTCTCGTTGCCGGTGATAAATAACGAGTCGGGAAATCGGGCGCATTTGGAAATGACCGTAGAGGAGGAGGAGACGTCGTCCGATCTATCGGACAAGGATAAATCAGAGATTAAGAAGAAGTCGTTGGGTGTCGGTAATTTCGGTGGTGAAATTAGACCCGTTCTGGTTACCCTGGACGCGTTGGAAACGGATCAGCGGTGTAACGGTCCGGCATCCTCGATAGCGATGTCGAAAAGTATGGACGCAAAAATACCGGTGAATCTACTTATTGAGGATCAGATAGTGAAGAAGGCGCTGAACGAGAATAGAAGACAGTTGGAAAAAGTTAGCGATGCTATAAAGGAAATTGAAAACGTTAGGAACAGCGAGTCGTATGAAAAGAGGCGAAGAAACGCCGCCGCTTCTTCAGACCCTAAATCTAATTCGAAACGTAACAGCTACGAGAGTGGTAACGATGATAAGAAAGTTATTGACAATCCCTTCGAAAATAGACCGAGGAAACAGAATAGTTCCGATTCCGAGACGTCGAAGACTAGCTCGTCGGAAGCTGCGGAGTTTGATCGTCGAAAAACAAATGGAAGCGATGTTTACAGTGCCGGAAGGAGGATCAGGCAGAATGGTAACGATCAGAAACAAATCGAGAACGTGATAGACGCAATACTCGAGGATTCCAAGAATCCTGAATTCCAG GTCAGCGTCGAAGTTCTCGAATTTCCGCCGCTCCCTCCGTCTCCGGTCGAGGAGGCCGATGAGGAGAGTTCCGACGTGGGTGTCGGCGTCTCGGTGGCAACCAAGTCCAGCAAAACCCTCGgaaacagcagcagcagcaacaacaacatcaacaaGGCCAAGAGCCACGGTACCAAAACCGTTGACTATCGACCCAGAGTTCCTCCCCATCGCGCCGCAATCGATGCTAAGGATGGCCACGTCTCGTCCCTTAATACCAGGTCAATGGACGCCGGATTCTCCAGAGGAAGACGCACTGCCGCCGGTAGCGGATCGAGGAGAGAG GTTCCTGTGGAGCGGAGAACTCTGCCTACCGATTTGCCGGGTCCTTCAAGGCGGAGACCATTTGCAAAGTGGCATTCACCGTCTGCGGAACCGTCTTGTCCTTCATCGAGTGCCGGAACGACGGTTTCCGGTATGCAGACGTCGTGCTCCCTCCCGGAAACTCCGGTTTTCGCCAGGGGCAGCGACATTCCTCGGACTCCGCAGCACGCCGGAAACACCGGGCAACAAACTCGTCGTCAGCCAGGATGGTACGCTCCTACGACCGCGACGACTGG GTACAGGAGAAACAACGTTGGCCTCGAGCAGGCCATAATCGGTACGGAACTGCTGAGACTGGCTGGAGGACCGAACAGAGGCTGGTATCCGACGAGGAAGGGGAATCAGCCGCGACCCGCGTCCATCGAGCACCTCGAAAGGCTGAACAACGTCTACGACGCTCGTTTGCCGGGTGGCGGCGAACAGCAGAGGAAGCCTCTTACTCTGCCGACGAACATTACGCCAAATAAATACTTCGGCCAAA GGGGTAACAGCAAGGACAACAAGGTAGCCAAGGATATCTCACCTTCGGGACATTATCCCG GGGGCGAGAGTAGCGACGCGCCGAAAAAGAAAGGTTTTTTCAAAAGCTTCTGGAAACGTTCGAGGCATTATTCTCTTGAAAACCAATAG
- the LOC124405541 gene encoding uncharacterized protein LOC124405541 isoform X1 yields MARAGTQRWRNPTSEGDDVQRSIELLDKVLSEYDENEAEGDGGAGSGGGNCGSSTEPSIGLTPDDESPSLGHQSEDDGYMSMNGRKAKMALVALRPVPDCPEPQDNGESFVSEFPPPPEEAERLISTLLPMVSPSNSAKKNSQSSSRKNGRQQWMAAMEDHKRHGHVATTQTTLPKTRHQRPYGWENGTAEPFRLAEPPSPPSKFASLPYDGKVSFNWIPPRTNPGAIEKHREVRRRSSEEVLNQQLMNNRHNSHHGSQDKDRASMLRKQRQNEIVKSSSVEDRLLMDRNRSESEARRRNNSDSSEGRFSRNSESERSSIPRSSSVSVERFSVRANCDSSDFSRANSTSNERFHSDFSIAVASVSSNDHASVPTSDPFSIRNLDFSFSLPRADSAGDERFSGRTSDRCSDQERYSDMFSTRNSDFSTRNSTDFRTQSEEEHFSDDSLEELLPPPPPIGKRHSIAWEVSLEDDPLYAPGSTKVVGRRRRKSSDVSSVGSASKMRDFDDWPDPPLSATEDDLVSPYSDSSTNDLDQIRPQDLTKNGTYVIRRGRKKERKLLPKTPTKTKSLSFDNCEEARLPDAKRYSSTFDNIKSLLKEGRLEGLDEPPPDFTPPLPPELVRVVSLPVINNESGNRAHLEMTVEEEETSSDLSDKDKSEIKKKSLGVGNFGGEIRPVLVTLDALETDQRCNGPASSIAMSKSMDAKIPVNLLIEDQIVKKALNENRRQLEKVSDAIKEIENVRNSESYEKRRRNAAASSDPKSNSKRNSYESGNDDKKVIDNPFENRPRKQNSSDSETSKTSSSEAAEFDRRKTNGSDVYSAGRRIRQNGNDQKQIENVIDAILEDSKNPEFQVSVEVLEFPPLPPSPVEEADEESSDVGVGVSVATKSSKTLGNSSSSNNNINKAKSHGTKTVDYRPRVPPHRAAIDAKDGHVSSLNTRSMDAGFSRGRRTAAGSGSRREVPVERRTLPTDLPGPSRRRPFAKWHSPSAEPSCPSSSAGTTVSGMQTSCSLPETPVFARGSDIPRTPQHAGNTGQQTRRQPGWYAPTTATTGYRRNNVGLEQAIIGTELLRLAGGPNRGWYPTRKGNQPRPASIEHLERLNNVYDARLPGGGEQQRKPLTLPTNITPNKYFGQSKHSSASSTREALRRVTSLLIKKGGNSKDNKVAKDISPSGHYPGGESSDAPKKKGFFKSFWKRSRHYSLENQ; encoded by the exons AGGTGACGATGTTCAACGGTCGATTGAACTGCTGGACAAGGTACTCTCAGAGTACGACGAGAACGAGGCTGAGGGCGACGGAGGCGCCGGGAGCGGTGGAGGAAATTGTGGCAGCAGCACAGAACCCAGTATTGGCCTCACACCGGACGACGAAAGCCCATCTCTAG GGCATCAGTCCGAGGACGACGGGTACATGAGTATGAATGGACGAAAGGCGAAGATGGCACTCGTAGCACTGCGTCCGGTTCCGGACTGTCCTGAACCACAGGACAACGGCGAATCGTTCGTTTCCGAATTTCCTCCTCCACCAGAGGAAGCTGAACGTCTCATATCGACTCTACTTCCGAT GGTTTCACCGAGTAACTCGGCAAAGAAGAACTCGCAGTCGTCTTCCCGGAAGAACGGAAGACAACAATGGATGGCTGCCATGGAAGATCACAAACGGCACGGACACGTTGCTACAACGCAAACTACTCTG CCAAAGACTCGTCATCAGCGGCCGTACGGATGGGAAAACGGTACCGCGGAGCCGTTTCGTCTTGCGGAACCGCCGAGTCCGCCGAGTAAATTTGCCAGTCTTCCGTACGACGGAAAAGTGTCCTTTAACTGGATACCACCGCGGACTAATCCCGGGGCGATAGAGAAGCACCGGGAAGTGAGGCGTCGATCGTCGGAGGAGGTTCTGAACCAGCAGCTGATGAACAATCGCCACAACAGTCACCACGGCAGTCAGGACAAGGACCGGGCGTCGATGTTGCGGAAGCAACGACAGAACGAGATTGTGAAATCCAGCAGCGTGGAGGACAGACTTCTGATGGACCGGAACAGATCGGAAAGCGAGGCGAGGCGCAGGAACAACTCGGACTCGAGCGAGGGGAGATTTTCGCGAAACTCCGAGTCCGAGAGGTCGTCGATACCCAGATCAAGCTCCGTGAGCGTCGAGAGGTTCTCGGTCAGGGCGAATTGCGATTCATCCGATTTTTCCCGCGCCAATTCGACATCCAACGAACGGTTTCACTCCGATTTCTCGATAGCCGTAGCCAGCGTCAGTTCTAACGATCACGCGTCCGTACCTACGTCCGATCCGTTTTCCATTAGGAATTTGGACTTCTCGTTCTCTCTGCCAAGGGCTGACTCAGCCGGCGACGAGAGGTTCTCGGGACGGACGTCGGACCGATGCTCCGATCAGGAGAGATACTCGGACATGTTTTCAACGAGGAACTCGGACTTCTCGACAAGGAATTCTACCGACTTTAGAACACAGTCCGAGGAGGAACATTTCTCCGACGATTCGCTCGAGGAACTTTTACCACCGCCACCTCCGATCGGCAAGAGACACTCCATCGCATGGGAGGTCTCACTCGAAGATGATCCTCTTTACGCTCCGGGGAGCACTAAGGTCGTTGggagaagacgaagaaaaagcaGCGACGTCTCCA GCGTCGGATCCGCCTCTAAAATGCGTGATTTTGACGACTGGCCTGACCCACCGCTGTCAGCGACTGAGGATGATTTGGTATCACCGTATTCCGACTCTTCGACAAACGATCTTGACCAGATACGCCCCCAGGATCTTACCAAAAATGGTACTTACGTTATTAGACGAGGTCGTAAAAAGGAACGAAAACTCTTGCCTAAAACACCGACGAAAACGAAGAGTCTGTCATTCGATAACTGCGAGGAAGCTCGGCTCCCTGATGCAAAAAGATACTCCAGTACCTTCGACAACATCAAGAGTCTCCTTAAAG AAGGAAGACTGGAAGGACTGGATGAACCGCCGCCGGATTTCACGCCGCCGTTACCCCCGGAATTAGTTAGGGTCGTCTCGTTGCCGGTGATAAATAACGAGTCGGGAAATCGGGCGCATTTGGAAATGACCGTAGAGGAGGAGGAGACGTCGTCCGATCTATCGGACAAGGATAAATCAGAGATTAAGAAGAAGTCGTTGGGTGTCGGTAATTTCGGTGGTGAAATTAGACCCGTTCTGGTTACCCTGGACGCGTTGGAAACGGATCAGCGGTGTAACGGTCCGGCATCCTCGATAGCGATGTCGAAAAGTATGGACGCAAAAATACCGGTGAATCTACTTATTGAGGATCAGATAGTGAAGAAGGCGCTGAACGAGAATAGAAGACAGTTGGAAAAAGTTAGCGATGCTATAAAGGAAATTGAAAACGTTAGGAACAGCGAGTCGTATGAAAAGAGGCGAAGAAACGCCGCCGCTTCTTCAGACCCTAAATCTAATTCGAAACGTAACAGCTACGAGAGTGGTAACGATGATAAGAAAGTTATTGACAATCCCTTCGAAAATAGACCGAGGAAACAGAATAGTTCCGATTCCGAGACGTCGAAGACTAGCTCGTCGGAAGCTGCGGAGTTTGATCGTCGAAAAACAAATGGAAGCGATGTTTACAGTGCCGGAAGGAGGATCAGGCAGAATGGTAACGATCAGAAACAAATCGAGAACGTGATAGACGCAATACTCGAGGATTCCAAGAATCCTGAATTCCAG GTCAGCGTCGAAGTTCTCGAATTTCCGCCGCTCCCTCCGTCTCCGGTCGAGGAGGCCGATGAGGAGAGTTCCGACGTGGGTGTCGGCGTCTCGGTGGCAACCAAGTCCAGCAAAACCCTCGgaaacagcagcagcagcaacaacaacatcaacaaGGCCAAGAGCCACGGTACCAAAACCGTTGACTATCGACCCAGAGTTCCTCCCCATCGCGCCGCAATCGATGCTAAGGATGGCCACGTCTCGTCCCTTAATACCAGGTCAATGGACGCCGGATTCTCCAGAGGAAGACGCACTGCCGCCGGTAGCGGATCGAGGAGAGAG GTTCCTGTGGAGCGGAGAACTCTGCCTACCGATTTGCCGGGTCCTTCAAGGCGGAGACCATTTGCAAAGTGGCATTCACCGTCTGCGGAACCGTCTTGTCCTTCATCGAGTGCCGGAACGACGGTTTCCGGTATGCAGACGTCGTGCTCCCTCCCGGAAACTCCGGTTTTCGCCAGGGGCAGCGACATTCCTCGGACTCCGCAGCACGCCGGAAACACCGGGCAACAAACTCGTCGTCAGCCAGGATGGTACGCTCCTACGACCGCGACGACTGG GTACAGGAGAAACAACGTTGGCCTCGAGCAGGCCATAATCGGTACGGAACTGCTGAGACTGGCTGGAGGACCGAACAGAGGCTGGTATCCGACGAGGAAGGGGAATCAGCCGCGACCCGCGTCCATCGAGCACCTCGAAAGGCTGAACAACGTCTACGACGCTCGTTTGCCGGGTGGCGGCGAACAGCAGAGGAAGCCTCTTACTCTGCCGACGAACATTACGCCAAATAAATACTTCGGCCAAAGTAAGCACAGCTCTGCCTCCAGCACCCGCGAAGCTTTACGGAGGGTCACTAGCTTGCTCATCAAGAAAG GGGGTAACAGCAAGGACAACAAGGTAGCCAAGGATATCTCACCTTCGGGACATTATCCCG GGGGCGAGAGTAGCGACGCGCCGAAAAAGAAAGGTTTTTTCAAAAGCTTCTGGAAACGTTCGAGGCATTATTCTCTTGAAAACCAATAG